Proteins co-encoded in one Nematostella vectensis chromosome 15, jaNemVect1.1, whole genome shotgun sequence genomic window:
- the LOC5510787 gene encoding AT-rich interactive domain-containing protein 2, giving the protein MAKELGLDASAYEREYNNFMTKLKKFHDSKGTPFRRLPWLGGQFLDLFLLYKKVTDHGGWVKVTEDKKWRDIAEFFNLPSTCTNAAFALRQHYARYLEAYERINFFGEDAEDVLASGRPNTPISMAPYIAPEYTQSIIPKDENRNFEKLVLSLQCGLPNEVDFAINICMLLSNVSNSVFNLTKAPAVIDMLLAHVGVFGENSQSLKDVYKEWYQKTDRDFIKFWMETIEEDELRALFCESKDQVESVEDDRLFNDGKKYGASSIEAQRVAQVCMILYNFSFDSTNAEILASHTVCLRFLMMGICSRLGNLQNLAWNTLSNLAEKMKLDPIESNVTQVFFQVMHHFLNDNDRFRVIKAMDVLAKLCTCEENDTVMENGLEVHGYESLIRILIIPDIQLVIGSLEALYNISGVGQVTSDQIAGIHHSVDTLVCMVTLDVDFFGPKALSAVTVIENRISAPLPPIPRTRPAMTPPPISPTTGPPKSPAPTRREEMDAESFTFKWLKSTYENYPNGSVSRIDLYADYLSSCSRLARIGILNATSFNRIVKMAFPDAQLRRFPSGNQLQYALVGVRRKPNQQVPSTINSTMSPGTQDHSRTPTPPMSVQNAPSWNQSPRLGMSPARPPVPAGQYQGTPRAPLNQAPVRRPFMPGQGLQQMPGLSGSGQGTPDQSAGMAHQMRTRNQQMMIQQRQRMQQNLQQQGQQQTPQRIAPAPPNTQNMRQTPTPPMPPKSPHGSPGLMAAQQNSGGQSMPQHQVMQMARQQMPGMVQQSTNNPRVPAMSGFPLQRPAQLPVMSTASMQSPVQTVTLPGAVNMLPPGAPLRPYQARPLRPDMAQTWATPMGQSTQGPNVPGIRPGMDGAQRGTTPQGWQQAPSTTAQVRPGVAGYPTPQEAAAGFVGRSYMQPIAPKPMPVPSSSVLNTNMPRPSLPNHKPSSDGVVLIAREERAEDVVSTDLLQNSEEQRIVVVENSNRRQNTVEKNSSASLAGSNGHVGSENGSETPPPSTRTDSSTQGLNNTGGKGGLKRDVKALQNSSDGQTNKAQHNGHDNPKKARLGDQTNDRVISPPTLPCSTDVTTPLVNGGVRTDSKSKLMDKLLGNDLHMPLNGVCDINSTDLDLIPGEGERLSGSNSKSSSPDLFENNSDFGKYLEEGDTDTGLFSDVLSGDLRIDPVELDSEEKGKDTEGQVPSLPDLGYDAVAQELRNQTNSVADDTFGKSLGVNVKAPIPSVSSASQTQPGPNEMVLSRYGDQPRYPVRGPNPEGVWNGPVKSPMVSGTIPGRPPTAQTASEILEHRTRALVTPKASVMEPQDQTRGQQATPQVPMGLPAVSAHISPGPMAPAGTPPPATPLSSDGTGPHFKSGPSTPSVETVKPFQCRWEACASSFDDSKQLFGHVVSAHVSRDSLTMSCAWENCAPVRRSRSSLLFHLQQKHMEPTPVTTISHPPQAAQAPPTTPAPQTHNPSPFPAYHLLARMLNVHQEEDESPLTKTIRLTAALVLRNIAQYSATARSLLRRHERHLSEVAMSGSEAAHAVAACLSELSPHRKTSQSDGDNFIWTLNG; this is encoded by the exons ATGGCCAAGGAACTCGGCCTAGATGCTTCTGCCTATGAAAGAGAATACAACAATTTTATGACCAAATTGAAGAAATTTCACGATAGTAAAGG GACTCCGTTTCGCCGGTTGCCTTGGCTTGGGGGTCAATTTTTGGACCTCTTTCTCTTGTATAAAAAAGTGACCGATCACGGTGGATGGGTGAAG GTGACTGAGGATAAAAAGTGGAGGGATATTGCAGAGTTTTTTAACCTCCCATCTACTTGTACAAACGCTGCTTTTGCTTTGAGGCAACATTATGCAAG ataCCTTGAAGCATATGAGAGAATCAACTTCTTTGGGGAAGATGCTGAAGATGTGCTTGCGTCTGGACGGCCCAATACACCCATATCAATGGCACCCTATATTGCGCCAG AATATACACAGTCTATAATACCAAAAG ATGAAAATAGAAACTTTGAGAAGTTAGTGCTGTCCTTACAATGTGGCTTGCCGAACGAAGTGGATTTTGCAATCAACATCTGTATGCTGCTTTCCAATGTCAGCAACTCTGTCTTCAACCTTACAAAG GCACCTGCTGTAATAGACATGCTTCTAGCCCATGTTGGTGTTTTTGGGGAGAACTCACAGAGCCTCAAGGATGTCTACAAAGAATGGTATCAGAAGACAGATCGGGACTTTATCAAG TTCTGGATGGAAACAATTGAAGAAGATGAATTGAGAGCACTGTTCTGTGAAAGCAAAG ATCAAGTTGAATCTGTTGAGGATGACAGACTGTTCAATGATGGTAAAAAGTATGGGGCAAGCAGTATAGAGGCCCAACGAGTTGCACAG GTCTGCATGATCCTGTATAACTTCTCGTTTGACTCCACGAATGCAGAAATTCTAGCAAGCCACACAGTTTGTCTAAG GTTTCTGATGATGGGAATTTGTAGTCGTCTTGGAAATCTCCAAAACCTGGCATGGAACACTCTTTCAAACCTCGCAGAGAAG ATGAAGCTAGACCCTATTGAGTCAAACGTCACCCAAGTGTTTTTTCAAGTTATGCACCACTTTTTGAATGACAATGACCGCTTTAGAGTCATCAAGG CCATGGATGTGTTGGCTAAGCTATGTACTTGTGAGGAAAATGACACTGTGATGGAGAATGGATTAGAGGTGCATGGCTATGAATCCCTGATCAGAATCCTAATCATCCCAGACATTCAG CTTGTTATAGGCTCCCTAGAAGCCCTATACAACATCTCTGGTGTTGGCCAGGTGACTTCAGACCAGATAGCAGGCATTCACCATAGTGTGG ATACTCTGGTCTGTATGGTGACATTAGATGTGGACTTCtttggaccaaaggctctcaGTGCAGTAACAGTCATAGAAAACAGGATATCTGCTCCCCTACCCCCCATCCCTAGAACACGGCCTGCCATGACGCCTCCCCCAATATCTCCAACCACTGGGCCACCAAAGTCTCCTGCCCCAACAAGACGAGAAGAGATGGATGCTGAGTCATTCACCTTCAAATG gttaaaATCAACGTATGAAAATTATCCAAATGGCAGTGTATCTCGCATTGACTTGTATGCTGATTATCTGTCATCATGTAGCCGCCTGGCACGCATAGGAATCTTGAATGCTACTTCATTCAATAGAATAGTCAA AATGGCATTTCCTGATGCCCAGCTCCGGCGTTTTCCATCTGGTAACCAACTTCAGTATGCTTTGGTTGGTGTGCGCAGGAAGCCTAACCAGCAAGTTCCATCGACAATTAACTCTACCATGTCTCCTGGTACTCAGGACCACAGCAGAACACCCACTCCACCCATGTCTGTACAAAACGCACCTTCCTGGAACCAGAGTCCGAGGTTAGGGATGAGCCCAGCCCGCCCACCAGTCCCTGCTGGTCAATACCAGGGGACACCAAGAGCGCCACTTAACCAGGCACCCGTGAGAAGACCTTTCATGCCTGGCCAGGGCCTCCAACAAATGCCTGGGTTATCAGGAAGTGGCCAGGGTACTCCTGATCAGAGCGCTGGTATGGCACACCAGATGAGAACTAGAAACCAACAAATGATGATCCAACAGCGCCAGAGAATGCAGCAAAATTTACAACAACAAGGACAGCAGCAGACCCCACAGAGAATAGCCCCGGCCCCACCTAATACCCAAAACATGCGTCAAACACCAACACCACCCATGCCTCCAAAGTCACCACATGGGTCCCCAGGACTAATGGCAGCACAGCAAAATAGTGGTGGACAATCCATGCCGCAGCACCAAGTCATGCAGATGGCCCGGCAGCAAATGCCAGGCATGGTCCAGCAATCTACCAATAACCCTAGAGTACCAGCCATGAGTGGATTTCCTCTCCAACGGCCAGCTCAATTACCAGTTATGTCGACTGCTTCCATGCAGAGTCCAGTACAAACTGTGACACTACCTGGGGCAGTTAACATGCTACCACCTGGTGCACCCCTGAGACCGTACCAGGCTAGACCTCTCAGACCTGACATGGCACAGACGTGGGCGACTCCAATGGGTCAAAGCACCCAGGGCCCGAATGTTCCAGGAATAAGGCCAGGTATGGATGGAGCCCAGAGGGGAACGACACCACAGGGATGGCAGCAAGCCCCTTCCACCACTGCACAGGTCCGCCCCGGGGTAGCAGGCTATCCCACTCCACAGGAGGCTGCTGCTGGGTTTGTGGGGAGGAGCTATATGCAGCCTATTGCACCCAAGCCCATGCCAGTACCGAG CTCGTCTGTCCTGAACACGAACATGCCACGCCCTTCTTTACCTAACCACAAGCCGTCCTCAGATGGTGTCGTCCTGATTGCAAGAGAAGAGAGAGCGGAGGATGTTGTTTCAACTGATCTACTACAAAACTCTGAGGAACAGCGAATTGTTGTGGTGGAGAACTCGAACAGAAGACAAAATACGGTGGAGAAAAACTCTAGTGCTAGTTTGGCAGGAAGTAATGGACATGTTGGCAGTGAGAATGGTTCAGAGACTCCTCCCCCTTCGACACGAACTGACTCAAGCACCCAGGGACTGAACAACACTGGTGGGAAGGGGGGTCTAAAAAGAGATGTGAAAGCATTACAAAACTCAAGTGATGGACAAACCAATAAAGCGCAACACAATGGACATGATAACCCTAAAAAAGCTCGATTAGGTGATCAGACAAACGATAGGGTGATATCCCCGCCTACTTTACCTTGTAGCACCGACGTCACCACACCTCTTGTTAATGGTGGGGTACGTACAGACTCTAAGAGCAAACTCATGGATAAGTTACTAGGGAATGACCTACACATGCCTCTTAACGGCGTCTGTGACATCAACTCTACGGACTTGGACTTGATTCCTGGGGAAGGAGAGCGGCTGAGTGGTAGCAACTCCAAGAGTTCGTCTCCTGATCTCTTTGAAAATAATTCTGATTTCGGAAAGTACCTAGAGGAAGGGGATACTGATACAGGGCTTTTCAGTGATGTGTTGTCAGGGGACTTGCGGATTGATCCCGTAGAACTGGACTCGGAAGAGAAAGGGAAAGACACGGAGGGTCAGGTCCCTAGTCTACCTGATCTTGGTTATGACGCTGTTGCGCAGGAGTTGAGGAACCAGACAAATAGTGTGGCTGATGACACGTTTGGCAAGTCCCTGGGTGTCAATGTTAAAGCACCCATCCCTTCCGTGTCCTCTGCATCGCAGACTCAACCTGGTCCCAACGAGATGGTGCTATCACGATACGGGGATCAGCCCAGGTACCCTGTACGGGGCCCCAATCCAGAAGGTGTCTGGAATGGGCCTGTTAAGAGCCCCATGGTATCTGGGACCATCCCTGGAAGGCCCCCCACAGCACAGACTGCTAGTGAGATCCTTGAGCATCGAACACGGGCTCTTGTTACACCAAAGGCATCAGTCATGGAGCCACAGGACCAGACGAGGGGGCAACAGGCCACGCCCCAGGTGCCAATGGGTCTACCAGCTGTTTCTGCACATATTAGCCCTGGGCCCATGGCGCCAGCTGGGACACCACCCCCAGCCACGCCCTTATCTAGTGATGGGACTGGGCCGCATTTCAAATCCGGACCAAGTACACCTTCTGTAGAGACTGTGAAGCCGTTTCAATGCCGGTGGGAAGCATGCGCAAG CTCGTTTGACGACAGCAAGCAGTTGTTTGGTCACGTGGTCAGCGCCCACGTTTCGCGGGATTCGCTGACTATGTCATGCGCGTGGGAAAACTGTGCACCTGTACGGCGATCGAGGTCTTCGCTGCTCTTCCATTTACAG CAAAAACACATGGAGCCCACACCAGTCACCACCATTTCTCATccaccacaggcagcccaagcgCCGCCCACGACACCAGCACCGCAGACGCACAATCCAAGTCCATTCCCAGCGTACCACTTGCTCGCACGCATGCTCAACGTACACCAG GAGGAAGATGAGTCCCCCCTCACCAAAACCATACGTCTCACCGCCGCACTTGTACTTAGAAACATCGCCCAGTACTCCGCCACAGCTAGAAG CCTTCTACGTCGACACGAGCGTCACCTGTCCGAAGTTGCCATGTCTGGGTCAGAGGCCGCCCATGCGGTGGCCGCCTGTCTGTCCGAACTCTCCCCACATCGCAAGACCTCGCAAAGCGACGGTGACAATTTTATTTGGACGTTAAATGGATAG
- the LOC5510784 gene encoding kelch-like protein 2 — translation MAGRTVLKSLPPPKDFCLDVMLALNNQRLEGVLCDVTLIVEETSFHAHKSVLAAKSPYFHKLFTSEMAEKAQEMIKFELSSLGLSKSVMGDMLCYLYTGNLNVLASQAQDFLIAADYFLLSELKDAAINVLESMINQENCCILLDLGERFSSDHLANSARMFIENVFSDFRHTTEFQELTLRQFQEIISSDNLVVTDEKEVFEAILAWVSHCEDKRNIYFEQLFSKIRLNSLDNEFLQFRVLGDKFVAKSTKCVSRIEKVFRSRLEAKPYDIPLEIPRKCLQPPVDIVLTCGGMTPRRPAHAHMLRCYVPGGQWYDLPPMPCKRNWHGVASYSNAFYVIGGEKDGEPSASCDRFDLPSRTWREMSPLLRGVVIPAVAVLKEFIYVIGGVRNYRARLQIYSTKTNMWAYGESLSVAREITCAVAKAPYLYAIGGLRSDLGAYMCSVEKYDPARDSWSGVSDMLHARAGAVGLALNDKLYVLGGESEVRVALTSCERYDIDLDEWSSIARMGVPRYFAGVAAIGDGFYVFGGVGGSNVDCDEKDVVEFYDVSEKKWTRTLRMPWGERFFRCAVIQTRWHHLRGLPVVVKYES, via the coding sequence ATGGCAGGGCGCACAGTTCTAAAGAGCCTTCCACCACCAAAAGACTTTTGCCTAGATGTCATGTTAGCTTTGAACAACCAACGACTGGAAGGAGTTCTTTGCGATGTTACATTGATTGTAGAAGAAACGTCTTTCCACGCTCATAAAAGTGTACTAGCTGCAAAAAGTCCTTACTTCCATAAGCTATTCACAAGCGAAATGGCCGAGAAAGCTCAAGAAATGATAAAATTCGAGCTCAGCTCGCTTGGGCTTTCAAAAAGTGTCATGGGTGACATGTTGTGTTATCTGTACACCGGGAATTTGAATGTTCTGGCTTCTCAAGCGCAAGATTTTCTCATCGCTGCGGATTATTTTCTACTGTCAGAGTTAAAAGATGCTGCAATCAATGTTCTGGAGTCGATGATAAACCAAGAAAACTGTTGTATACTTTTAGATTTAGGGGAACGATTTTCAAGTGATCATCTCGCTAATTCTGCAAGGATGTTCattgaaaatgtattttctgaTTTTCGTCACACAACAGAGTTTCAAGAATTGACCCTTCGGCAATTTCAAGAAATTATATCAAGCGATAATTTGGTTGTAACAGACGAAAAAGAAGTATTTGAAGCAATTTTAGCATGGGTATCGCATTGTGAAGACAAACGAAACATTTATTTTGAACAACTTTTTTCGAAAATTCGTCTCAATTCATTGGACAACGAATTCCTACAATTTCGAGTTCTCGGTGATAAATTTGTGGCAAAAAGTACTAAATGTGTTAGTAGAATTGAGAAAGTCTTTCGTTCTCGGTTAGAAGCCAAACCCTACGATATCCCGCTGGAAATACCTCGAAAATGCCTTCAGCCTCCCGTGGACATTGTGCTAACATGCGGCGGTATGACCCCCCGGAGACCAGCCCACGCTCATATGTTACGCTGTTACGTTCCAGGGGGGCAGTGGTACGATTTACCACCTATGCCGTGTAAACGGAATTGGCACGGAGTTGCAAGCTACAGCAATGCGTTTTACGTTATTGGAGGGGAGAAAGACGGCGAACCTAGCGCGTCTTGTGATAGGTTTGACTTGCCTTCGAGAACGTGGAGAGAGATGTCTCCGCTGCTACGTGGAGTTGTTATTCCCGCTGTCGCAGTCTTGAAAGAGTTTATCTATGTCATTGGCGGTGTGCGCAATTACCGCGCGAGGCTTCAAATCTACAgcacaaagacaaacatgtGGGCATATGGCGAGTCATTGAGTGTTGCTAGGGAAATCACATGCGCTGTTGCTAAGGCCCCTTACTTGTATGCAATTGGTGGATTACGCAGCGACTTAGGTGCATATATGTGTTCCGTGGAAAAGTACGACCCGGCACGGGACAGTTGGAGTGGGGTGTCAGACATGCTGCACGCTCGAGCAGGGGCCGTTGGTTTGGCATTGAACGATAAGCTCTACGTTCTTGGCGGCGAATCCGAAGTTCGCGTTGCTTTAACATCATGTGAGCGATATGATATCGATCTGGATGAATGGTCATCGATTGCTCGCATGGGCGTTCCGAGGTATTTCGCTGGAGTTGCTGCTATTGGGGATGGATTTTATGTGTTTGGAGGTGTTGGGGGAAGCAATGTTGACTGTGATGAAAAAGATGTTGTGGAATTTTATGACGTGTCTGAGAAAAAATGGACGAGAACTCTGCGCATGCCCTGGGGCGAGAGGTTCTTCAGGTGTGCTGTAATACAAACAAGGTGGCATCACTTacgtgggttacctgtggtagtAAAATACGAGTCATAG